A segment of the Trifolium pratense cultivar HEN17-A07 linkage group LG7, ARS_RC_1.1, whole genome shotgun sequence genome:
TTTCCATGTTTATTATTTGGATTTAAAGGTTATGCGCAAtaagtgtaaaatagttttacacaagACATCTAAGAAAAGTCCCCTAATTTACCACATCACTCCACTCTTGTATGATTATTTTGAAACTAATTGTGTGACATAACTATTTTATATTGACGATATGTCCATTAAActcttattgtttttttttaaaaaacttaataCTCCATTGTTGAAaattaaattagattttatttattattatcatcatatttacgtaaaatcaaattttataacAGAAACATTATATTAGCGCATTAGGCAAATAGGAGGAAGACTATTGCAGTCGTTGCGTAAAAGATCGTTTAATAAGATTAGCAACCGAAAGAAACCATATAAAATAGAGCATAATGAATGACCTGATAGGTCACCAAATCCGCGCTACAATTAGCTTTTTTATGGCGGCCATGATAAggtaagaaaaagaaattaagaacCTCTTCTAAAAATGGTTTAACTATGAAGTAGTattttcttgtcaaaaaaaaaaaaaaaactatgaagtAGTATTTACGTAATTAATCGAAAagaagttttatttatttttgttttgaagccATCAACGGTTGTTAAGAAATTGACTCATACACTACTACTTTCAACATTAAAATTTCATTggtgaaaaatttaaaaatgtacCTCTAAGCAATCTTTAAAATTTGTAAAAGAGTTGAGttggttttgttgttttgtgCGCTTTAAATAGATCCGATTTAAAAAACTCATGCATTGGCTTGGCTTAGAGGCAGCCAAAAGAGGATTGGGAGGGGTAGATAAGTAGCTTGTAGGTGATCAGATAGAGTCCTTTGTGATGGTGGTAATATTCATCATTTCACTAGTgactttttctttattattcttCGTATTCACTATTCTTTCTCAGAGCCACAATCAATTTTTGTTGTCATTTTATGACACAACCAATTCCCTCCTTTCTATTTGGGTTGAGctcaattttctattttttgctttcactgcccatatatattttttaaaaaaccaaaGTCATCCTTTGCGCGCTAATCCCTTCGAGGTAATTGAGATCTATTTAAGGAGCTGACTTCTCCCAACAAATAATTCTCCATATGCACCGATCAGCAATTGAACCcaggatcaaatggttaagagaCTCAAATATCTACAATTTGTGTCACAGTATCTTGTTACTGCCCATGTACTTTTACAATGAAtatttacactttttttttaggCTGTAAATCAAACATTAATTGTATCCGCATGTGGAAACATGATAGAAAAGTACACATGCATTATGAATATACCGACTAAGAACAAATTATAGGAGAGACAATCAGGGTTTGAAGTAAAGTAAGTGTTGAAATTATTACATCCTTGGCGCACGCTTCGTGTTGCATgtgtgatgtgtcttttgatcAGATCATTTGTCCTTgtgataaatagacaaaaatacCCTTGCAAGTTGCAACCCTGCATTGTTCTGTACACACTTCAGCACATTGCAGAAAGTAGGAGTAGTAGTGGTACTTGGTTTGTGCAACATTTATTCTCTTTGGTTGGACCTCTTCTGTTGAAAATAGTGGAGCTCTGATTTCCCTGACTATTCTGGATCAGGATCACCTATGAAGATGGTCCGCGGTGGATGAGAAGGGTAATTCAACTGATTTCTACTAAAAGGTGAAATAAGTTAAGGAATAAAGGTTTATAGTTGAAGTCAAAGTCTTGACGAAAGTAAAAAAAAGTCAGCGGCACACCAAATGTTTAACTCATAGATCAAATTTGAACCTTACAATGTTATGGTGTACTCTTTACATTATATTATTTCTCAACAATTCCGGTATTCAAAAGAATTTAATTATTATGCAcggttaatataaaaaaatttacggGCACATCACCACAAATCATGTGTATGTGTATGTATGTTTGCATTAGTATAGTTGTTCTCGTCGGCACAAGGGAAACATTATTTGAGACTTGAATATTGTTATCTTGCAGGAAGAGCATGAGCAAATTAGAGCAAGGAGTGAGCCAGAGGCACCACTGGAATGGACAGATTACAAGTCAATGGCATTTACTCAATGCGTAAGTCATATATAATATGAACATGTTTTGTACTTCACTATGTTTGTTGTAACTATTGTAACACCGCGATTTGTTGAAATTTTAACGTGATTCTGTCAAATTCACTACTAATCCAAAATTCAAACATACACATGAATACATAATGCATCTCAATATGTTAATTAACAATATCATTCATGTACCAATACAATCAATTATCATTTCCCATTTTCTTAACCGATTGTAATATACAGATTGTGAATGAGACTTTAAGAGTGGCAAACATAATTGGTGCAGTATTTAGGAGAGCAACAACAGACATCGACATAAAAGGTAATAAACGAAAATTAAAGTTTATGGACTATTTGTGAACCTATCAGAATTATTCACTTTAACAGTGTACCGGTACATATTCAAATAAactgtgtaccgaagaattcaccgaTTATACTATCATATAATAGACAAAGTATATGTCAATTTACAATGCCCCACTTTGCAATAATAGGTTACACTATTCCTAAAGGATGGAAGGTGATTGCATCATTTCGTGCTGTGCATTTGAATGCTGAACATTTCAAAGAAGCCCGCACCTTCAATCCATGGAGATGGCAGGTACATACAtgcatcatattttttattagattaCTTATCCAATTAATGTTATGTTGAGTCGCTTTCCTCGGTTTCTTATTATGACTTTTGATCAAAATTGAACAGAGTAATAATAACTCAGAAGCTGTACCAAGCCCTGTGAATGTATTTACACCATTTGGAGGAGGACCGAGGTTGTGCCCTGGCTATGAGCTAGCCAGAGTTGTACTTTCGGTCTTCCTTCATCGCATGGTGACTCGCTTCAGGTACAAACATTTTGCTTGTTAAGGTGTTAAGAGTTATTTCATGAATATAATCAAACATAAATCATTGTTTTGTCTCTTAAATCACTAATATTTGGTTTTCAATTCCATGGCAGTTGGGTTCCTGCTGAAGAAGATAAGGTGGTGTTTTTTCCAACAACTAGGACACTGAAGAGGTACCCTATTATACTGAAACGGAGAGAAGAAACCAGATCAAGCATTGGAATTGGGAACACagcagatacaggaaggcaaaaAGAGAACTGAAAGTATAGATCAGTTTAAGTTGTTCAagttgattatatatatataaataatacataatcaataaaaatttatctACCAGTAATGTTTACAAGAATTTTGACATAATTCAAATACATCCAAGGTAGCATAGTTATTTGATGAAATTATTATATTGGCACAATTCTTATGAACTgttacaataatttatttatttttattttagaattagcCACTTACACTACAAGAAACAAAACCGGGTTGGGATTGTGTGACTCGGAGGAAAAGTCACCAATACTTTCTCTTTATCTCTCTTACGTATTATATATTACATATTCTCACTCATTTTAACTACTATTTCTCTTTCATCTTTCTCCCACGTAAATCACTCAAAAATACACAAAGTGTGTTTTGATAGagtaattagaaattttataagatttaagtTTTTAAGCAATTATCTTCATTTTCAAATGTATGTGATTGGATAGAGTAATAGAAAATTTTACTGTGAATTTTTTGtcacttttataaatttaaaaagttttaggtcaaaattaaaattttaaaagtaggaccaatttgaaaaaaattaggggccaatttgcaattttaaaaagtttaaagggatcaatttaataattttgaaacatatgggaggaataaatttcaaatacttagcttttaaatgttattttaaattccttAAACTTAGTTTGGACAAATACTTTATAAATTCctatcattttaaaaattcttcaaaataatcgtccaaaaatgaaatttagatagaacaatttaattttccccaaaaaattaattcacctcAGCATTCTTGCATCCAAAGTCCAAACATGCTATAAAGTCACCATAACTTCCCTCTCAGAAGTCACCTAATCCCTATTCCACAAATCAACAAATAATTAATCCAACAATATCCGCATAGAGCCGTAGATTGAAAACAACAACACATTTTTTAGCTAAAAAAAGGATAAATCCAATACAACAGTGGAAACTTTGTTCGGACCTTGTGGAACCCAAGTGGACGGTAAGCTAACCCTAAGAATTTCAACGTTGTTGTATGTCTAAGCTCAAATTCGAATTCAAGACTTTGGCTAAGTTGAAAGAAACTTCTATGATAGTTTAGATTGTTCTAGTCGGATAGCATAAATTGAACAAATAGAGCAATTACCCTTACAGCTAGCTACTGATGAATTTGATCACTAAAATGACAACCCTTGCTTTGATAACACAAGTTATTGGGTGTgttctctttttaatttttgacaATATCCTAATgctgcatagtgaaaagttgaAAGAAATTGTTCACTGCGTAGACACGTTTGCAGCACATACACAATACAGTAAACAAATCCAGGTACAATGTTTTTGGCAGTTATAGACTCCGAGAGGGCAATTGAAAGGCACGTGTGCACATTGCATTTCAAAAAAGTAATTACCAAGGCATCCTGGAATTTCTTCTCTGATGCTGACAATTGAAAATGAAGTTAGCTACAGATACAATACAGCAAACAAATATGGCaacttctttttccttttgacATTGACATGAAACTATATTATAATGTCAAGAAATGTGATTACTGTACTTCCAACTTCTCTTTCCGCGAAACAGTTAAACTTTGGCGAAGTACATTGGGGTGACAAAAATGGTAAGACTACAAACAATAGGAGCTTAATACAGAACCACACCCGGTGCCACAGATAGTAAAGACTAACAGTTTTTAAGCATAGGCAGACTTGATTCCCCgccaattttttctttgttgctcAACGTAGACTCAACAAGCTTAACTTTCTTTGAATTTTCAGTATTTACAAGTGAAAGTTTTTCAAGCGATGATTTGAGTATTGATATCTGATCATCTCCAGCACTAATTTTCTTCCCTggtattttcttttgttgttgacTAGCTTTTGAAGCTTGCATGTGCCTTCTCATCCTTGCACTTACCGCCTCAACAGAAGAATGCAAGGCATCCAACTCAACTTCCTTGAATTGGTCTGGAAAAAGTATGAGAGTGTGATTAAGTACTTCTAAAATTCTTTCAGTAGATAGAGATTACAATTTGATAAATGCAGAGACAGGAATGGGTATAGGATAGGAAAAGGAAAAGGAGAGACTGGACTAATCAAGGTCCGGGAGGAGTTCACATGAAAAGCATGAGtactaattttttgtttaaatgcTAAAAgcttttgtttaaaaataagttattaaaatttttatcatCATGAAAAGCATGAgtactaatttttttgtttaaacgCTAAAAgcttttgtttaaaaataagttattaaaATCTTTATTAACAGTCAGACAAATACTAAAGTAAGGGATCAAAGTATCCATTACCAAGTTCAGACTTAAACTGTCGTTCTGCTCTGGATAGTGGTTTTTTGTGAGCACCAGGTAATTTCCTTAATTGTTGTAAGCGTTCTTCCAAAGAACTGTGCATTTGAATTGCACGATCAATTCTTTTCTGTAATATAGACTCTTTCTCCTCAACTTTCAAAAGTTTCTGCCGTGCTTCACCTAATCGAGTATGTTGGTCATTAATGATTTTCTTCAACTGAGGTGCGTGATGCTTGAGTTCCAGGTGCACCTAGTAGGTAAGAATATGCAATGAAAAGCCAACTGTTATTTTCAAAAGGGATAACTTCATTCAAAATTATTCTTGTATAATGCCATTTAGATATAAAGCTAATGGGTTAACTTTTAATGAATTACCTAATTCAAATAATTTGTCAATGATACACCACCTCTAATATATTCTAAAGAGATGTTCTCTGATAGAACAGTAATCTCAAAAAGGAAATGTAAATGGATTGAGATGGAAAAAGTGTAATTGTATTAAAGAAGCAGAGTAACAATTACAAGGATTTGATAATGGAAAATGAGTAAAACAGAATAACAAACAAAGTAACAAACTAGCAGAGAGATTCTACTAGCCCCAAAGCACTAAGTGCTCCAAATCACTAACAAGTGATTCCATACAAATAACAGAATTCCAAGATCATTAATCTATCTCACTGACACCACTTATATAGCTATAAACCCATGCACATCATGAATCACTTGGCCACGTCATTATTCTCTATGAATTTCCCTTGCTTTCTCTAAACATCTCTTTTGGTTTGGGCCCAAGGTCAAGGCCCACTTTATGATCCACGTTTCTATCATTCTCAATCACAGATATTACACAAGTGGTCATCAATAACCTTTTTCTCATCAAGTGTGGTCGACTACATCAATCAATGCTATAAAATCCTACCACGTATTGAATCTAAAGATAGCCTAGTTAGCCTCTAAATCTCTGGTGTTTTGGTAAGTAGTTTTCTTTGGTCTCCCTCTAACTATCGGACTATTCTCAATCTAGTCAACCCTCCCTCCTTATAGTGCTTCCACAAGTCTTCACACATGCCCAAACTATCCAAGACTATACACACTCTACCATCTTTTTTGTATATTTGGATCTACCCGAATTTTCTCTCCAAAGCTTGTATTTCTGATTACATCTTGTAATGTGTAACTACTCGTATATTATAAAATTCCCATCTCTGCAACTCTATATTTAGTCTTTTTCTCATGAATAAATTTCCTGATTTGAAAGAAACTATGGTCAATTTTGTAAACTACAATAAGCCTTCTGTACAGACTACAGATATTAATAAATCTTTTGGCCCAAGATTATTACTTCAGCTTAGGCCATATCTTattagagaattttttttttgaaatttcaaataaaactaCGAGCAAATTCGtgcaaaagaaaagaaaataagatgGTGATTTCATGATGCCCAGTTTTagcaatattataaaaaaaatatgctgGGTCAGAATGAGGAAACATAATTAAACCAACAGCAAAAGCTGGGATGATATTGTAATCCTACCTTATGTGCATATTCCACGTAAGTTTCATGAAATAACTTGAAATACTGATGCAATGTTGATCGGCCTTCAATTGAATCAGCTGCAACTGAACGTAAACTTTGAGAGGCCCAAGGCACAAGTACTTCCTTGGGCCCACTAAGCAGTTCTTTGCTAATTATTGGTTGTATCTCTCTATCATTTAATTGCCCCGCTGATTGAATGCGTTCCTTCTCCATATCAATGCTTAACGGAAGCAAGAGGTTCCAAGTTTTCATCTCAAGCACAACACATTCTTGAGAAAGAGTAACAGCTACAATCCAGGAATATCCAAATGAATCAGACAATGACACGAAACCACAAAGTGAAGGCTCTGCAGTGCGTCCACTCTGGCAAGTATTTAGAACAGGATGCACAGAAGGTGTTCTCATTGTATCATCCTTTCCATTTGTCTGACTTGTAAATGGAAGAAAATGCAACAATATTGAGTCGATCCCTCCATCGTGGAGGGAATATATTCTCTCTGGCATAAGTGTatcaatgaacaatgaaatATTATAACCGCTTTCTGCTCTTCGTGGCAGAGCCAAATCAACAATAGCCAGTCTCAGCAGAGGGGGTGGATTACCCAACCAGGCATTATGATCAAGCTTCTCTAGACGGCTGCTTGCAATTGACTCACAAATCATAGCAAGGCCAAGAATTTTGTCGTGGGAATCAAGACGAAGACGGGGTGGACTACCAACACTCCAAACAGGTTGGATTTCATCAGCTAGAGCATCTATCTGCAATTGCCCACCACTCCAGGCAGTCACCAAGATAGAGTCTTTGCTGACTGAATTGTAGAGAAAACTAACTGCACGGCCCTCACATTCAGCACTACGACCAACTGAATCTTCATTTCCACTCTGACCTACTCTTCGCAGAGGTCCCTAGAAAATAAAAGCATAAAGTATAGTCATATTATTACTTAGACAATGCAACTACATACTGTTGAAAGGAAATTTTCCATCTAATTATACTGCAGATGACAAGAGTCTAACTTGGAATATAAGTATACCTGCAAGACAAGAGATGCGTCAAATACAGCATAAGCGTGAGCTCTAAGCAAAGACAGGCTGTCTCCTTCAATTTCTTGCTTCTGTAACTCAGGAAATGTTGCTTCTAGCCAGGAGATTGCCAACTTTGAATTACTAGCCGCTACAGAGTTGGCTGACATTAGCCCAAATGTATGAGCATCGTTGTATATTTCTAATAACGATTCACATATGAAGAGACTGTAGAAAAGCaatcttttatcaaataatcCATGGCATATTAATAAATATCAAAAAAGAATGCAGATAGGTAAAATAAGACCAGTAAAATACCTTCCAAATGGAACAACAGGACAAATTACATAGATAGACCCATCACTGAATGCAACAAAAACCTGTTCAATAGCacagaaagaaaaatattgaaaactGAAAAATTAAACAGCCAGAGATTAAAATATAGTCTAATAATACTTATAGATAGCAAAGTAACCTCGAAGATCAATGAATCTTTCTATGatgaagtttttaaacatgaaGATTATTACAACAGAAGTCTTTTCCCACTAGGTAGTGTCACTTATACATGGAACAAATGAGACTAGACCATGCCAATGTCTCCATGACCAGCTCTCTCAAAAGCTTAGACAATTAAGTGAAAGCTCTTAAATGGTTCATATACAACAAATTTAGGAATATCTTCAACAGTAAACTAACTTCCAAAGCATGATACATGCATAATTAAGGCAACAATCTCTTGGACAAAATGGAAACAAAAATGTATAACAAATGAAAGGACCGATTTAAACCAGAGAGATGATGAATGTGAATTACGAGGGGGGAAATGGTCAAATGAGAATATCCAAAATTTAGTTAAACAGAATATCCACAGAACTTACACTAAACCTGTCCCACAAGTGGTCTCCCCCAAAAGAAAACCCGACTGGACACATTGATGATGCATTTTTGGATCTACCAGACCCTGCAGCCTGTAAATAATATTCTTGCTCTGGTTGCAAAGGATCCAGAGCCAGATTGAAAAGCCTACAGAGACGAGTTTGCAATTAGAGAGGAATGTGAAAACATAAGTGTCAATCAAATATCTTCCTCCTATCCAATCAAGAgatataaacaaaacaaaagacatCTGTATATGTAATGTTGGGGCCTTGAGGCCATCTTTTACGGTTAATGAACATTATACGTAtgaaatccaatcaaaagccaaaaaataaaaatattttaacatatgATGATAAAATTTAACTAGTAGACATAAGCATAAAGAATCTTTAGCAATCGGACATATAAGCCAATGGTTGGGTGGAATATTTTTCAGAATAGATTCATGTAATTAGAGGGCATGTCAGGTATTCTTATTCAAAAGATTTCAAATATAAATGTAGGACATTCTTTGAATATTTTGTCACATATGAATGAAATATTAGAATATCAAACTGATCTTTCCTCCCTCATATCCATGGTCTCTAAGGTATTAAATTTCAGCATATGTTAACTCCCTATTGCTTCTGAACCCGTTCCAATATAATTCCTGATCAAGCATTAATCGATAAGACCCATTGAACCAACATCCAAGATTCACGCATAACACCAAAGGCATGCACAAATAACCAACAACCCACACCAACATTTGCTTAGACAAAggaatttaaatataaaaagctTACCTAAAAACTGAGT
Coding sequences within it:
- the LOC123894764 gene encoding nuclear pore complex protein NUP88, whose translation is MRMTVEPSYSPTPTPKEELEWLPLPKHPLFTTTTTTTATTTTTSSNVTRNLLAFDEINNRLYFWDSNNNRLHRLSLRLGDPGPTSVLAASPSKVLQTDVVLDFDVNKISINRNGTAILLFGSQRLCVMYLYGRTSKKDVNLICRTITVGSQTHSIGNNDIPVLEALWHPYSDTHLGVLSSDSVFRLFNLALDPLQPEQEYYLQAAGSGRSKNASSMCPVGFSFGGDHLWDRFSVFVAFSDGSIYVICPVVPFGSLFICESLLEIYNDAHTFGLMSANSVAASNSKLAISWLEATFPELQKQEIEGDSLSLLRAHAYAVFDASLVLQGPLRRVGQSGNEDSVGRSAECEGRAVSFLYNSVSKDSILVTAWSGGQLQIDALADEIQPVWSVGSPPRLRLDSHDKILGLAMICESIASSRLEKLDHNAWLGNPPPLLRLAIVDLALPRRAESGYNISLFIDTLMPERIYSLHDGGIDSILLHFLPFTSQTNGKDDTMRTPSVHPVLNTCQSGRTAEPSLCGFVSLSDSFGYSWIVAVTLSQECVVLEMKTWNLLLPLSIDMEKERIQSAGQLNDREIQPIISKELLSGPKEVLVPWASQSLRSVAADSIEGRSTLHQYFKLFHETYVEYAHKVHLELKHHAPQLKKIINDQHTRLGEARQKLLKVEEKESILQKRIDRAIQMHSSLEERLQQLRKLPGAHKKPLSRAERQFKSELDQFKEVELDALHSSVEAVSARMRRHMQASKASQQQKKIPGKKISAGDDQISILKSSLEKLSLVNTENSKKVKLVESTLSNKEKIGGESSLPMLKNC